The genomic DNA ACGATGATCAAGCTTGGGGCAGTAATGGCGGTTACTTCCGACACCGAACTGACAAGCGGGCTGAAAAATGCTGTGATCAAAAACAATGCAGCGACGAAGACTCCGGTCAAGCCGGTTTTTCCACCTGCACCGACGCCAGCTGAAGATTCGACGGTAGCGGCCGTCGGGCTTGTCCCGAACATGGCGCCGACTGCGGTTCCGATTGAATCGGCAAAGAATGCACTGCCGCCGCGTTCGAGCTTCCCATTTTTCAATAATCCTGCCTGCTTCACGATCCCCAGCAGCGCGCCGGTCGTATCGAACAGCATGACAAGAAGGATGGAAAATATGACGCTGTATAGTCCATAGTGAATCACGTCGCCAATCGAATCAATCGGGTTATAGACAAGGACGCCTTCAGGCAAATGTGGGACAGATGTGATTCCTTTATCAAAGTGAAGCTGTCCCGTGAAGTACGCAATGACCCCGGTCAAAATCATCCCGATGAACAAGGCTCCTTGTATATTCAGGGACATCAATGTGATTGTGATCACGATCCCAATCAGTGTCAACGCCACTTTCGGTGAAGAAAAGTCGCCGAGTGTGACGAGATTGGTCGGGTGATCGGCCACGATTCCGGACAAGCGCAAGCCGATGAAGGAAATGAACAACCCGATCCCCGCCGCGATGGCATGCTTTAAATTATCGGGGATGGCTTCGATCAATTTCGTCCGCAGTGATGTGAGAGATAAAATTAAAAAGATGATGCCCGTAATGAACACTGCAGAAAATCCTACTGCATAGGAGATATTCCCATTTCCGATGACGGAATAAGCAAAATAGGCATTCAATCCCATCGATGGTCCGATGATGATCGGGTAGTTGGCGAAAAAGGCC from Falsibacillus albus includes the following:
- a CDS encoding NCS2 family permease, whose product is MFKLQERNTNVKTELLAGVTTFLTLAYIIVVNPMILSDAGVPFEQGFTATIIAILVGTLCMAFFANYPIIIGPSMGLNAYFAYSVIGNGNISYAVGFSAVFITGIIFLILSLTSLRTKLIEAIPDNLKHAIAAGIGLFISFIGLRLSGIVADHPTNLVTLGDFSSPKVALTLIGIVITITLMSLNIQGALFIGMILTGVIAYFTGQLHFDKGITSVPHLPEGVLVYNPIDSIGDVIHYGLYSVIFSILLVMLFDTTGALLGIVKQAGLLKNGKLERGGSAFFADSIGTAVGAMFGTSPTAATVESSAGVGAGGKTGLTGVFVAALFLITAFFSPLVSSVSEVTAITAPSLIIVGSFMIKNISEINWQDFDEAFPAFLVIVSMPLTSSIANGIALGFISYPIMKLAKRKGKEVHPFVYIFAVLFLYQLVFLAK